The following coding sequences are from one Desulfomicrobium macestii window:
- a CDS encoding cation-translocating P-type ATPase, whose product MNVSYGNLNKKLQVKISSISHSVLDLGGLSGLSVESARDRLESDGPNEIPTQNKRNLFAIVFDVVREPMFIMLVAAGSLYLLMGEPIDALMLLGFVFVVMAITIIQERRTEKALEALRDLSSPRALVIRNGTQLRIAGREVVRGDLVVLSEGDRVPADGLLRRGINLSTDESLLTGESVPVRKVASSTGELDRPGGDDLPSVFSGTLVTAGQGIAEIVATGHASELGKIGKALARIEPEPTLLQQETRRLVRTFAIIGLLACTLVVAGFAFTRGGGVEAWKQGLLAGIAMAMATLPEEFPVVLTVFLALGAWRISRNNVLTRRMPAVEMLGAATVLCVDKTGTLTQNRMTLRKLAIAGTVLDLTTPQAELPVELHRLLEYAILASKCDPFDPMEQALHETGNRLLVGTDLLHQDWSLVREYPLTPRLLVVSHAWRTASGEEIVVSSKGAPEDIADLCHLTPEQRESLSRQVDALSSQGLRVLGVARGVTCMGSLPDEHRDLVLEVVGLLGFEDPLRANVPDAVRECRTAGVRVVMITGDYPITAKSIARQAGILDGDTSVSGSELDQMSDVDLALRIHGVQVFARVVPEQKLRIVNALKANGDVVAMTGDGVNDAPALKAAHIGIAMGGRGTDVARESASLVLLDDDFSSIVAAVRLGRCIFDNIKKAIAFILAVHVPIAGLSMIPVFFADWPLLLLPVHIVFLELIIDPACTLIFEAEEAEVNVMHRAPRSPDERLFSMRTIAIAVLQGLSVLVACLTVFLLARSSHSPDAARALTFATMVVAFIAIILVNRSWTKSAYSMLRVPNAALKWVVFGASGFLAVILIIPFCQRIFSFGPLHIKDLVLSIGLGLVCVLWFEALKRVKSFHGN is encoded by the coding sequence ATGAATGTCTCGTATGGTAATTTAAATAAGAAGCTGCAGGTCAAAATTTCCAGTATAAGCCACTCTGTTCTAGATCTGGGAGGGCTTTCCGGACTCAGCGTAGAAAGCGCTCGTGACCGTTTGGAAAGCGATGGGCCAAACGAGATTCCGACACAGAACAAGCGAAATCTGTTTGCTATTGTGTTTGATGTTGTTCGTGAGCCTATGTTTATTATGCTTGTCGCTGCTGGAAGTCTTTATCTTCTAATGGGAGAGCCAATCGATGCTCTAATGCTGCTCGGATTTGTGTTCGTTGTAATGGCTATAACGATCATTCAGGAGCGTCGTACAGAGAAAGCTCTGGAGGCACTGCGTGATCTTTCAAGTCCTCGTGCCTTGGTTATTCGAAATGGTACGCAGCTTCGCATAGCCGGTCGCGAGGTGGTACGGGGTGATCTTGTCGTTCTTTCCGAAGGGGACCGTGTCCCCGCTGACGGATTGCTGCGGCGAGGCATAAATCTTTCAACGGATGAGTCATTGTTGACTGGAGAATCCGTCCCGGTCCGAAAAGTCGCATCAAGCACCGGGGAATTGGACAGACCGGGAGGCGATGATCTGCCTTCGGTTTTTTCCGGGACTCTGGTCACAGCAGGGCAGGGCATTGCTGAAATTGTAGCGACAGGGCACGCTTCTGAGCTTGGGAAAATTGGTAAAGCCCTCGCTCGGATAGAGCCAGAGCCAACTCTCTTACAGCAAGAAACAAGAAGACTGGTTCGAACCTTCGCTATCATAGGTCTTTTGGCATGCACACTCGTGGTTGCGGGTTTCGCATTCACGCGGGGGGGCGGTGTCGAAGCTTGGAAGCAAGGCTTGCTCGCCGGCATTGCTATGGCCATGGCTACGTTGCCAGAAGAGTTTCCAGTCGTGCTGACGGTGTTCCTTGCTTTGGGTGCATGGAGAATATCGCGTAACAATGTGCTGACGCGGCGAATGCCGGCAGTTGAGATGCTGGGTGCAGCAACGGTTCTGTGCGTCGACAAGACAGGTACTCTTACCCAAAATCGGATGACATTGCGTAAACTCGCCATCGCCGGGACTGTCCTGGACTTGACTACGCCCCAGGCGGAGCTTCCCGTTGAATTGCACAGGCTACTTGAATATGCGATCCTGGCTAGCAAATGTGATCCCTTTGATCCGATGGAGCAGGCGCTACATGAGACCGGAAATCGACTGCTCGTCGGTACAGATCTCTTGCATCAGGACTGGTCCTTGGTTCGCGAATATCCGCTGACCCCACGTCTGCTTGTGGTGAGTCATGCTTGGCGCACCGCGAGCGGAGAAGAAATTGTGGTGTCAAGTAAGGGCGCGCCCGAGGACATTGCAGATCTCTGTCATCTGACGCCAGAACAGCGCGAGTCTCTCTCGCGGCAGGTAGACGCATTGTCGTCCCAGGGGCTTCGAGTCCTCGGTGTGGCCCGGGGCGTGACATGCATGGGAAGTCTGCCCGATGAACATCGCGATCTTGTTCTTGAAGTGGTGGGCCTGCTCGGGTTCGAAGATCCGTTGAGAGCAAATGTTCCCGACGCGGTCAGAGAATGCAGGACCGCTGGAGTCCGAGTGGTGATGATTACTGGTGACTACCCAATAACCGCCAAGAGCATCGCTCGCCAGGCAGGGATTTTGGACGGAGATACTTCGGTCTCCGGTTCTGAACTCGATCAGATGTCGGATGTGGATTTGGCTCTGCGAATTCATGGAGTACAGGTTTTTGCACGGGTCGTTCCTGAGCAGAAACTGCGCATTGTCAACGCTCTGAAAGCTAATGGGGATGTGGTCGCCATGACCGGTGACGGGGTTAACGACGCACCGGCGTTGAAAGCGGCTCATATCGGCATCGCGATGGGAGGTCGCGGGACAGATGTGGCGCGCGAGTCTGCATCACTGGTGCTTCTGGATGACGATTTTTCCTCCATCGTTGCGGCGGTTCGTCTCGGACGTTGCATTTTCGACAACATTAAAAAAGCGATAGCCTTCATCCTAGCCGTGCATGTGCCCATTGCCGGATTGTCCATGATTCCGGTGTTCTTTGCGGACTGGCCGCTGCTCTTGCTTCCGGTTCACATCGTGTTTTTGGAGTTGATCATCGACCCGGCTTGTACCCTCATCTTTGAGGCTGAGGAGGCTGAAGTCAATGTAATGCACAGGGCGCCAAGAAGTCCTGACGAACGTTTATTTTCGATGCGGACCATTGCGATCGCCGTGCTACAGGGTCTCAGCGTTCTTGTGGCCTGTTTGACCGTATTCCTGCTCGCACGATCCAGTCACTCCCCGGACGCTGCGAGGGCTCTGACTTTTGCAACGATGGTTGTTGCCTTCATCGCCATCATTCTCGTCAATCGGTCATGGACAAAGAGTGCCTACTCTATGCTCCGCGTTCCGAATGCTGCGCTGAAGTGGGTTGTATTTGGTGCATCCGGATTTCTTGCAGTTATTTTAATAATACCATTTTGTCAGCGTATTTTTTCTTTTGGTCCACTTCACATAAAGGATCTCGTTCTGAGTATTGGCTTGGGATTGGTCTGTGTTTTATGGTTTGAAGCATTGAAGCGTGTAAAGAGTTTTCATGGGAATTGA
- a CDS encoding TetR/AcrR family transcriptional regulator, with protein sequence MTIRKQRLNPRKQPVQIRSRATVDAILIAAAQVFEAHGYAAGTTNRIASKAGVSIGTLYQYFPSKEAIAVALLEQHISETGHRLHEWVGHMVVEQHGLGEALHDYVTEMMHIHSRQPRLQHMLLEEIPLPERVHQALLESERNAAKTMAGLLRLFPEVRQGVPEHTCFVIVQTVESLTHRFAVHPDDQFIPRTTFVDEIVAMLVAYLTYEALPQNAS encoded by the coding sequence ATGACAATTCGAAAACAGCGTTTAAATCCCCGAAAACAGCCGGTTCAGATCCGTTCCAGAGCAACGGTGGATGCCATTCTCATTGCGGCTGCTCAGGTTTTCGAGGCACACGGATATGCCGCCGGCACAACCAATCGCATTGCCTCCAAGGCGGGAGTTTCCATTGGAACCCTATACCAGTATTTCCCAAGCAAAGAGGCGATTGCAGTGGCGCTTCTGGAGCAGCATATTTCCGAAACTGGACACCGGCTGCATGAATGGGTTGGACACATGGTGGTTGAACAGCATGGACTGGGCGAAGCGCTCCATGACTATGTAACTGAAATGATGCATATACACTCCCGGCAGCCGCGATTACAGCATATGCTTCTCGAGGAAATACCACTGCCCGAGCGAGTCCATCAGGCACTCCTGGAATCCGAAAGAAACGCTGCTAAAACCATGGCTGGACTTCTTCGTCTCTTTCCCGAGGTAAGACAGGGCGTACCTGAACACACCTGCTTCGTCATTGTGCAGACTGTTGAGAGTTTGACCCATCGGTTTGCAGTCCACCCTGACGATCAATTCATTCCCAGGACCACGTTTGTCGATGAAATTGTTGCCATGCTTGTCGCCTACCTCACATATGAAGCTCTTCCTCAAAATGCCTCCTGA